CTGAGTACCCGCTATTGGGCATTTGGCCCCGTCAAACTTCAGGTGTTCTCGTCTGACCTTAACACCCGGTTCCTGGACGATACATCAGTGCTCTCTGAGACAAAAGTTTATCGACTACACATGTTTATAGATGGAGCATTGTATGTGCACACAGGTTTGCATGACATTCTGGTACTGAAGAGCTTGGAGGAAACTAGTTCTGGCATTCCGCCGTCTCTTCGGACTATTAAGTTGCCGCATGAAGACGGCGCTTTTATGGGTAGGTTTGGCCAATGTTGCTTCGGCCAATCTTCGGGGGCCTTGCACTACGCATTGCCAGAGGAGGATGCTCGTGCGATTCTTGTTTGGAGTCTTGATGCTGATGAGCCTTATGAGTGGAGCCTCAAGTACCGCCTCAATATGAGCCAAGCATTCGGAAGGGACAACCTTCGTCAGCATGATGCACGCCACTGGAAATGCGACTATGCTGTCGTCTCTCTTGACCTGGAGAGAGATGGTATTTTCCTGTTTGACAAACGGGAGGACAAGATTCGTTTGTACAAAATAAGCACCGGTGAACTTACTGACATTCAACCAGAAGACCACCGCTCCCGCTTTTTGAATAACAAGTACTATCATTATGTGGCATCCTACTCAAAGCTCCCAGCTTTAACCGTGTAGTCGATACCATCTTTGTTTGGCTTTTGAGCGTGACACCTCTTTATGCTGTCAAAAAATGCAGAGGCAGT
This genomic window from Aegilops tauschii subsp. strangulata cultivar AL8/78 chromosome 4, Aet v6.0, whole genome shotgun sequence contains:
- the LOC109756908 gene encoding putative F-box protein At4g09190; protein product: MDTENGFLAAKLTDDLVVEILSRLPFKSFCRFKCVCKAWLAFSSNPDYCKKLLKIPMGLLYQRRYDEFDNDFDDSAIKLASLPHNDKEFDEALSFLPQYEQLELMDSCNGLVLCKYKSSCTPFGICRFIVCNLATREWKVLPDTPPSDYDPSWSTKFYIFNFQRLSTRYWAFGPVKLQVFSSDLNTRFLDDTSVLSETKVYRLHMFIDGALYVHTGLHDILVLKSLEETSSGIPPSLRTIKLPHEDGAFMGRFGQCCFGQSSGALHYALPEEDARAILVWSLDADEPYEWSLKYRLNMSQAFGRDNLRQHDARHWKCDYAVVSLDLERDGIFLFDKREDKIRLYKISTGELTDIQPEDHRSRFLNNKYYHYVASYSKLPALTV